A single region of the Thermoanaerobacterium aotearoense genome encodes:
- a CDS encoding 5'-methylthioadenosine/adenosylhomocysteine nucleosidase, which translates to MKKIGFIGAMEEEVELLKEAIVNKLTINRADMDFFSGILNGVDAVVVKSGIGKVNAAIATQILISEFKVDCIINTGVAGGLKKGINVGDIVISSDAIEHDFDTTAFGDELGVIPRMKTSVFKADEYLIDVAYKAANDNIDGKVYIGRIVSGDKFISSKDEALKLGKLFNASAVEMEGAAIAHTSYLNNVPFVVIRSISDNADGNAAKDFSQFVKEAAIVSSNIVKEMINLIKEN; encoded by the coding sequence GTGAAAAAGATAGGCTTTATTGGCGCTATGGAGGAAGAAGTAGAGCTACTCAAGGAAGCTATTGTTAATAAGCTTACGATAAATAGGGCAGACATGGATTTTTTTAGCGGTATACTTAATGGAGTAGATGCTGTTGTTGTAAAATCAGGTATAGGAAAGGTAAATGCAGCGATCGCAACACAGATATTGATATCTGAATTTAAAGTCGATTGCATAATAAACACAGGTGTTGCTGGAGGATTAAAAAAAGGCATAAATGTTGGAGATATAGTCATTTCTTCTGATGCGATAGAGCATGATTTCGATACAACAGCATTTGGAGATGAATTAGGAGTAATACCTCGCATGAAGACAAGCGTATTTAAAGCCGACGAATATCTCATAGATGTGGCTTATAAGGCTGCTAATGATAATATTGATGGGAAAGTGTATATTGGCAGGATCGTTTCAGGCGATAAATTTATCTCATCAAAAGATGAAGCTTTAAAATTGGGAAAGCTTTTTAACGCATCAGCAGTCGAAATGGAAGGCGCAGCAATTGCTCATACTTCATATCTCAACAATGTGCCATTTGTTGTAATAAGAAGCATTTCAGACAATGCTGATGGAAATGCTGCGAAAGATTTTAGTCAATTTGTTAAGGAAGCAGCAATAGTGTCCAGCAATATAGTTAAAGAGATGATAAATCTAATCAAGGAGAATTAG
- a CDS encoding thiamine-binding protein, translating into MSIVNVSLQVLPIVEEERIYPVVDKVIDYIKSTGVKYFVSPMETTMEGDIDVLLDIVKKAQNICADEGAKRVISIVKIDFKPDGVTIEEKIGKYRNSADVR; encoded by the coding sequence ATGAGCATTGTAAATGTAAGCTTACAAGTATTGCCTATAGTTGAAGAAGAAAGAATTTATCCAGTCGTAGATAAAGTTATTGATTACATAAAATCAACAGGCGTTAAGTATTTTGTAAGCCCGATGGAAACAACTATGGAAGGAGACATCGATGTTCTCTTGGATATTGTGAAAAAGGCTCAAAATATATGCGCGGATGAAGGTGCCAAGAGAGTAATTTCGATCGTTAAGATAGACTTTAAACCTGATGGTGTGACGATTGAGGAGAAAATAGGCAAATATAGAAATAGTGCTGATGTGAGATAA
- the trpE gene encoding anthranilate synthase component I, translating into MNITEKEYERLVNKKTVFPVYEEINGDELTPINIFYNLDGENKFLLESAESSKMWGRYSFVGSNPYLKIRCSGDIIHIDGDKTEIRYGRILDYIKENMMYDYDNYGLEFPFTGGAIGYAGYDIIRQYEYLPSKNVDEIGIPDAYFMFYKIIICYDHYKHNVSVIYNVFPDENEKYGFIREKLERIILNIKSNVKIHDIKPKQPTSDIDCNFTKEEFCNIVIKAKEYIKNGDIFQVVPSQRLKIKTDSEPFDVYRRLRIANPSPYMFYIDFDDFQLIGSSPESLVSVFGNKVTTNPIAGTRRRGKNAEEDLILKDELLNDEKEKAEHVMLVDLGRNDIGKVSEFGTVRLDRFMEVDFYSHVMHIVSKVSGILRRGLTAFDALIACLPAGTVSGAPKIRAMEIIDELENVKRSFYAGAVGYFSYNGDMDMCIAIRTLLLKSGTAFIQAGCGIVYDSQPEAEYYETINKAMVLKEVL; encoded by the coding sequence TTGAATATAACTGAAAAAGAATATGAAAGGCTTGTGAACAAGAAAACTGTCTTTCCTGTTTACGAGGAGATAAACGGTGATGAATTGACGCCAATCAACATTTTTTACAATTTGGATGGTGAAAATAAATTTCTCCTGGAAAGTGCTGAAAGCAGTAAAATGTGGGGCAGGTATTCGTTTGTCGGCTCAAATCCGTATTTGAAGATCAGATGTAGTGGTGACATAATCCATATTGATGGTGATAAAACGGAAATAAGATACGGCAGAATTCTTGACTATATAAAGGAAAATATGATGTACGATTATGATAATTATGGACTTGAATTTCCGTTTACTGGCGGAGCAATAGGCTATGCTGGATATGATATTATAAGACAATATGAATATCTTCCTTCGAAAAATGTTGATGAAATAGGAATACCTGATGCGTATTTTATGTTTTACAAGATTATAATCTGCTATGATCACTATAAACATAATGTATCTGTTATTTACAACGTATTTCCTGATGAAAATGAAAAGTATGGTTTTATAAGAGAAAAATTGGAGAGAATAATTTTAAACATAAAGAGTAATGTTAAAATTCACGATATAAAACCAAAACAACCCACTTCCGATATTGATTGTAATTTTACCAAAGAAGAATTTTGCAATATTGTAATTAAAGCAAAGGAATATATAAAAAACGGCGACATATTTCAAGTAGTGCCTTCCCAAAGACTTAAAATCAAAACTGATTCCGAACCTTTTGATGTATACAGGAGGCTGAGGATTGCAAATCCATCACCATATATGTTTTACATCGATTTTGACGATTTCCAATTGATAGGTTCGTCGCCAGAAAGTCTCGTATCCGTATTTGGCAATAAAGTCACTACAAATCCGATTGCAGGAACCAGAAGAAGAGGGAAAAACGCTGAAGAAGATTTAATATTGAAAGATGAGCTTTTAAACGATGAAAAGGAAAAGGCGGAACACGTCATGTTAGTTGACCTTGGAAGAAATGATATAGGAAAAGTAAGCGAATTTGGCACTGTAAGATTGGATAGATTCATGGAAGTCGATTTTTATTCGCACGTAATGCACATTGTATCGAAAGTTTCAGGCATTTTGAGAAGGGGTCTTACAGCGTTTGATGCACTAATTGCATGTCTTCCTGCTGGAACGGTTTCAGGTGCACCGAAAATAAGGGCCATGGAGATAATTGATGAATTGGAGAATGTGAAAAGATCATTTTATGCTGGAGCAGTCGGCTATTTTTCATACAACGGAGATATGGATATGTGCATAGCAATAAGAACATTGCTATTAAAAAGCGGCACTGCATTTATTCAAGCTGGGTGTGGAATTGTATATGATTCTCAACCAGAAGCTGAATACTATGAAACTATAAATAAGGCAATGGTCTTAAAGGAGGTGCTTTGA
- a CDS encoding anthranilate synthase component II codes for MLLLVDNYDSFTYNLYQFIGEIYSDILVARNDKIGLNDIALMNPKGIIISPGPGRPENAGISVDIVDEFEGKIPILGICLGHQAIGYAYGAKIIRATTIMHGKTSSVNHVGEGVFEGIKNPIKAMRYHSLVIDKDSLPESLEIIAETDDGTIMAIKHKCHHVYGLQFHPESILTDDGKNILKNFVEGICNVKGSH; via the coding sequence ATGCTTCTTCTCGTAGATAATTACGACTCATTTACTTATAACTTGTACCAATTCATAGGCGAAATTTACAGCGATATATTAGTTGCCCGCAACGATAAAATAGGGTTAAATGACATAGCTTTAATGAATCCAAAAGGAATAATTATATCGCCTGGGCCGGGAAGGCCAGAAAATGCAGGAATTTCAGTAGATATAGTCGATGAGTTTGAAGGCAAAATACCTATATTAGGGATTTGCCTTGGCCATCAAGCTATTGGATATGCTTATGGCGCAAAAATAATCAGAGCAACCACCATAATGCACGGGAAGACTTCATCTGTCAATCATGTTGGTGAAGGAGTGTTTGAAGGCATAAAAAATCCTATAAAAGCCATGAGATATCATTCACTTGTAATTGACAAAGACTCATTGCCAGAATCATTAGAAATAATTGCAGAAACGGATGATGGAACTATTATGGCAATTAAGCATAAGTGCCATCATGTATATGGACTTCAATTTCATCCTGAGTCTATTTTAACAGATGATGGTAAAAATATATTAAAAAATTTTGTGGAGGGGATCTGCAATGTTAAAGGAAGCCATTGA
- the trpD gene encoding anthranilate phosphoribosyltransferase, with the protein MLKEAIEKIVKGENLSETEAKSAMDAIMKGESSPPLIGGYLIGLRMKGESIDEITGSARSMIENAKKLNLDSPYVIDTCGTGGDGGKTFNISTAVAIIASSAGIKIAKHGNKAVSSKSGSADVLNELGVKIDVEPEVTKKFIDEVGFGFLFAPLYHSAMKNVAPIRRELGLRTVFNILGPLTNPASVKGQVLGVYDKSLTHILAEVLLKLGCERALVVHGNDGLDEITTTTTTTVSEVRNGMVIDYTIDPDDYGIRLSKGTDIGGGDAKENAKIILDILNGEKGPKRDIVVLNSAAALYVGKAVDSIKEGVKLAEYLIDSGKALGKLNDILSFQKVYLQ; encoded by the coding sequence ATGTTAAAGGAAGCCATTGAAAAGATCGTCAAAGGGGAGAATTTGTCTGAAACAGAGGCAAAGAGCGCTATGGATGCAATAATGAAGGGGGAATCAAGCCCGCCATTAATTGGTGGTTATCTTATAGGATTAAGGATGAAAGGTGAATCAATCGATGAGATAACCGGTTCTGCAAGGTCAATGATAGAAAATGCAAAAAAATTAAATCTTGATTCTCCATATGTAATAGATACCTGTGGAACGGGAGGTGATGGCGGAAAGACATTTAATATTTCTACTGCGGTAGCAATAATTGCTTCGTCTGCTGGAATCAAAATAGCCAAACATGGAAACAAAGCTGTCTCCAGTAAAAGCGGCAGTGCTGACGTATTAAATGAATTAGGTGTAAAAATCGATGTAGAACCAGAGGTGACAAAGAAATTCATCGATGAAGTAGGATTTGGGTTCCTTTTCGCACCTTTGTATCATTCAGCTATGAAAAACGTAGCTCCCATAAGAAGAGAACTGGGTTTAAGAACAGTTTTTAATATATTAGGGCCATTGACAAATCCAGCTTCTGTTAAAGGCCAAGTTTTAGGCGTTTATGATAAAAGCCTGACACATATATTAGCAGAAGTTTTGCTAAAACTGGGATGCGAAAGAGCTTTAGTCGTTCATGGAAATGATGGGCTTGACGAAATAACCACCACTACCACTACAACTGTTTCAGAAGTGAGAAACGGTATGGTTATTGATTACACAATTGATCCTGATGATTACGGTATTAGGCTGTCGAAAGGTACGGATATCGGCGGTGGCGATGCAAAAGAAAATGCAAAAATCATTTTAGATATATTAAATGGCGAAAAAGGCCCTAAGAGAGACATTGTAGTTTTAAATAGCGCTGCAGCTTTATATGTCGGTAAAGCAGTTGATAGCATTAAGGAAGGTGTCAAGCTTGCAGAATATCTCATTGATTCAGGCAAGGCATTAGGCAAGCTGAATGATATATTAAGTTTTCAGAAGGTGTATTTGCAATGA
- the trpC gene encoding indole-3-glycerol phosphate synthase TrpC, translating into MILDDIIVKKKIQVEIKKIEKPLDGILKEIKNDKNMRNFKEALIGDDISIIAEIKKASPSKGIMVEDFDHIKIAKLYENVDVDAISVLTEKNYFKGDDAYINDVKEVTSKPILRKDFIFDEYQIYESKLIGADAVLLIVTVLGDDLKKFYDTAKKIGLDAIVEVHDERELEIALNANVDILGINNRDLKDFHVDLRTTERLVRYVPSGVLLVSESGIKTSDDVKFLKSLGVNAVLIGETFMNIIKNGGKIDDFVIQSKGV; encoded by the coding sequence ATGATACTTGATGATATTATCGTTAAGAAAAAAATACAGGTGGAAATAAAAAAAATCGAAAAACCGCTGGATGGTATATTAAAAGAAATTAAAAATGATAAAAATATGAGGAATTTTAAAGAAGCGTTGATTGGTGATGATATATCGATAATAGCTGAAATAAAAAAAGCTTCTCCATCTAAAGGGATAATGGTAGAAGACTTTGATCACATAAAAATTGCTAAGCTATATGAAAATGTTGATGTTGATGCCATATCTGTTCTTACAGAAAAAAATTATTTTAAAGGAGATGATGCATATATAAACGATGTAAAAGAAGTAACATCAAAACCTATTCTCAGAAAAGACTTCATATTTGACGAATACCAAATATACGAAAGCAAATTAATTGGTGCAGATGCTGTCTTGCTTATAGTGACTGTACTTGGAGATGATTTAAAGAAGTTTTACGATACTGCTAAAAAGATTGGATTAGATGCTATTGTTGAGGTTCATGACGAACGTGAACTTGAAATAGCATTAAATGCGAATGTGGATATTTTAGGCATAAACAACAGAGATTTAAAGGATTTTCACGTTGATTTAAGGACGACAGAAAGGCTTGTTAGATACGTGCCAAGCGGTGTTTTACTGGTGTCTGAAAGTGGCATAAAGACTTCTGATGACGTAAAATTCTTAAAATCATTAGGTGTGAATGCTGTCCTAATCGGTGAAACATTTATGAATATAATCAAAAATGGCGGTAAAATTGATGATTTCGTAATTCAATCAAAGGGTGTTTAA
- a CDS encoding phosphoribosylanthranilate isomerase, protein MTLVKICGIRRAEDIEYLNNLKPDYAGFVFAESKRKVDVNTAYNLIKNLDRQIKKVGVFVNEKVSVVKDVADYLNLDVLQFHGDESQDYIDNFDDYTVWKAIRISEKSDVFRLQDYHADGILLDSKIKGFYGGSGVKFDWNLVKDVKDNLKCKFILAGGINPGNALKAVETVRPDVIDASSGVEVDGFKNYQLMKDLICKVRSVKW, encoded by the coding sequence ATGACATTGGTGAAAATATGTGGAATAAGGCGGGCAGAAGATATAGAATACCTTAATAATTTAAAGCCTGATTATGCTGGTTTCGTTTTTGCTGAAAGCAAGCGAAAAGTAGATGTAAATACGGCATATAACCTTATTAAAAATCTCGATAGACAAATAAAAAAAGTCGGTGTTTTTGTAAATGAAAAAGTTTCGGTAGTAAAGGATGTTGCTGATTATTTAAATTTAGATGTTTTACAATTTCATGGCGATGAGTCACAAGATTATATAGACAATTTTGATGATTATACCGTATGGAAGGCGATTCGGATTAGCGAAAAAAGCGATGTTTTTAGATTACAAGATTATCATGCTGATGGTATTCTCCTTGACAGTAAGATAAAGGGTTTTTATGGTGGTTCAGGTGTGAAATTTGATTGGAATTTAGTTAAGGATGTAAAGGACAACTTAAAGTGCAAGTTTATTTTAGCAGGTGGCATTAATCCTGGCAATGCTTTAAAAGCTGTAGAAACAGTTAGACCGGATGTAATAGATGCATCCAGCGGTGTTGAAGTGGACGGCTTTAAAAATTATCAATTGATGAAAGATTTAATATGTAAAGTGAGGAGTGTAAAATGGTAG
- the trpB gene encoding tryptophan synthase subunit beta, producing MVGRFGKFGGQYVPETIMNALIELEDEFYKAINDKDFIDEYKYYLREYSGRPTPLYFARNLTERLGGAKIYLKREDLNHTGAHKINNVLGQILLAKRMGKRKVIAETGAGQHGVATATGAAMFDMECEIFMGEEDIKRQSLNVFRMKLLGAKVTPVKTGTGTLKDAVNEAIRNWVTNIDDTFYVMGSVVGPHPYPIMVRDFQRVIGDETREQILSKEKRLPDYIVACVGGGSNSMGIFYPFINDSSVKLIGVEAAGLGIDTNKHAATMAKGSIGVLHGMMTYLLQDDEGQIMPVYSISAGLDYPGVGPEHAYLRDTGRAQYVYATDEEALSAFMDLSQIEGIIPALESAHAVAYAMKLAPSLSKDDIIVVNLSGRGDKDVNTVANVLEVEL from the coding sequence ATGGTAGGGAGATTTGGTAAATTTGGCGGTCAATACGTACCGGAAACGATTATGAATGCATTGATAGAACTTGAAGACGAATTTTACAAGGCAATAAATGATAAAGATTTTATTGATGAATACAAATATTATTTAAGAGAATATTCTGGAAGGCCTACACCGTTGTATTTTGCAAGAAACTTAACTGAAAGATTGGGTGGCGCAAAAATATATTTGAAAAGAGAAGATTTAAACCACACTGGCGCTCATAAAATAAACAACGTTTTAGGGCAAATATTGCTGGCTAAAAGAATGGGCAAAAGGAAAGTCATCGCTGAAACAGGTGCAGGACAACACGGTGTAGCGACTGCAACAGGCGCTGCGATGTTTGACATGGAATGTGAGATATTTATGGGAGAAGAAGACATAAAAAGACAGTCATTGAACGTATTTAGAATGAAGTTATTGGGTGCAAAAGTTACTCCTGTTAAGACGGGGACTGGCACATTGAAAGATGCTGTTAACGAAGCGATACGCAATTGGGTCACGAATATCGATGATACATTTTATGTGATGGGCTCTGTTGTAGGACCGCATCCATATCCGATAATGGTTAGAGATTTTCAGAGGGTGATCGGCGACGAGACGAGAGAACAAATTTTAAGCAAAGAAAAGAGATTGCCTGATTATATTGTTGCATGTGTGGGCGGTGGCAGCAATTCTATGGGTATATTTTACCCTTTTATAAACGATTCATCAGTTAAACTTATAGGGGTAGAAGCTGCAGGCCTTGGAATAGATACAAATAAACATGCCGCTACAATGGCAAAAGGAAGCATTGGCGTCCTCCATGGCATGATGACGTATCTGCTTCAAGATGATGAAGGACAGATAATGCCTGTGTACTCAATATCAGCAGGACTTGATTATCCTGGTGTAGGGCCTGAACATGCTTATTTGAGGGATACCGGCAGAGCACAATATGTGTATGCAACTGATGAAGAAGCTTTGTCAGCTTTTATGGATTTATCTCAAATTGAAGGAATCATACCGGCATTGGAAAGTGCCCATGCTGTTGCCTATGCAATGAAACTTGCTCCAAGTCTTAGCAAAGATGATATTATAGTTGTAAATTTATCAGGCAGAGGAGACAAAGACGTCAATACAGTAGCGAATGTTTTGGAGGTTGAGCTATGA
- the trpA gene encoding tryptophan synthase subunit alpha, whose amino-acid sequence MLSSVEVNNARENRIDKKFNELKKKGRKALIAFITAGDPDINITINLVYKMVEGGADIIEIGIPYSDPLADGPIIQASSARALKKGTKIDDIMSAVNIIRQNTDVPLVYLAYYNSIYKYGMEKFLKNAKDSGIDGLIIPDLPLEERKDIKELSEKHDIYLIPLVAPTSNDRIKKICENGKGFVYCVSTKGVTGVRNSIETDIEKYMDLVSKYTDLPKAIGFGISGPEMAKKFAPYCDGIIIGSAIVKMISDSRNNDEIFDSVANFISSVKEVI is encoded by the coding sequence ATGTTGTCAAGTGTAGAAGTTAACAATGCAAGGGAAAACAGGATTGATAAAAAATTCAATGAATTAAAGAAAAAAGGGCGTAAAGCGCTGATTGCATTTATAACCGCTGGAGATCCCGATATAAATATAACCATCAATTTAGTGTATAAGATGGTTGAAGGCGGGGCTGATATCATAGAGATTGGAATTCCATATTCGGACCCGCTGGCAGATGGACCTATAATACAAGCTTCATCTGCAAGGGCATTGAAAAAGGGCACTAAAATAGATGATATAATGAGTGCTGTTAATATAATAAGACAAAATACAGATGTACCGCTTGTGTACCTTGCCTATTACAATTCCATTTATAAATATGGAATGGAGAAATTTTTAAAGAATGCAAAGGATTCTGGCATAGATGGACTAATTATACCTGATTTGCCATTGGAGGAAAGAAAAGACATAAAAGAATTATCAGAAAAACATGATATTTATTTGATACCATTAGTTGCACCTACTTCAAATGACAGGATAAAAAAGATTTGTGAAAATGGCAAAGGATTTGTGTATTGTGTTTCCACAAAAGGTGTCACAGGTGTAAGGAATTCTATTGAAACTGATATTGAAAAGTACATGGATTTGGTATCAAAGTACACTGATTTGCCAAAAGCAATTGGATTTGGCATATCTGGACCTGAGATGGCAAAAAAATTTGCTCCGTACTGTGATGGAATAATAATTGGCAGTGCAATAGTTAAAATGATAAGTGATTCAAGAAATAATGATGAAATATTTGATAGTGTGGCAAATTTCATATCATCAGTCAAAGAGGTAATTTAA
- the bcp gene encoding thioredoxin-dependent thiol peroxidase encodes MVELEKEAPDFTLMSSEGKNVSLKDYRGKKVVLYFYPKDNTPGCTKEACQFRDNLNSIEDNDAVVIGVSLDDLESHKKFIEKFDLPFILLSDGDAKVSTEYGVYKEKNMYGKKKMGIERSTFVIDRKGIVKKIFRKVKVEGHVDEILKVLKEID; translated from the coding sequence ATGGTTGAATTAGAAAAAGAAGCCCCTGATTTCACGCTTATGTCCAGTGAGGGAAAGAATGTCTCTTTAAAAGATTACAGGGGTAAAAAAGTTGTTCTTTACTTTTATCCCAAGGACAACACGCCTGGATGTACAAAGGAAGCTTGCCAGTTTAGGGACAACCTAAATTCTATTGAAGATAATGATGCGGTTGTGATAGGGGTAAGCTTAGATGATTTAGAGTCTCATAAAAAATTTATTGAAAAATTTGATTTGCCATTTATACTCTTAAGTGATGGTGATGCCAAAGTATCAACAGAGTACGGTGTTTATAAAGAAAAAAATATGTATGGAAAGAAAAAAATGGGCATAGAAAGATCTACTTTTGTAATAGATAGAAAAGGCATAGTAAAGAAAATTTTTAGGAAAGTGAAAGTTGAAGGACACGTTGATGAAATATTGAAAGTGCTTAAAGAGATTGATTAA
- a CDS encoding DUF5665 domain-containing protein, which translates to MGLDNKLLNEMKKQIEKMSDMMEKMKIADYVELMQSPYRLLWLNFVGGLARGFGMAIGFTLLGAIVIYILQRAVLLNLPIIGNIIAHIIKIVQQNL; encoded by the coding sequence ATGGGCTTGGATAATAAATTATTAAATGAAATGAAGAAGCAAATTGAAAAAATGTCTGATATGATGGAAAAAATGAAAATAGCAGACTATGTAGAATTGATGCAAAGCCCTTATAGACTCCTATGGCTTAACTTTGTCGGTGGGCTTGCGCGTGGTTTTGGAATGGCTATAGGATTTACATTGCTTGGAGCAATTGTAATATACATATTGCAAAGAGCGGTTTTATTGAATTTGCCTATTATAGGCAATATTATTGCTCATATAATTAAAATTGTTCAACAAAATTTGTGA
- a CDS encoding TraR/DksA C4-type zinc finger protein, which produces MDDEKLEYFRKRLIDERNRILHTLNEMDDNNGTGRIGEREYYQELSMADNHPADIASEVYELEKNYALKDNEQHILRQIDDALSRMANGEYGICNHCHKEIEMERLEALPYAPLCAKCAKDNDLKLSDLRFSRPNEERTIKYPFGWGYMDSKEENQFDAEDSYQSVARYNKTKAGLDNYDDDYDDYNSGYVEEVDKISNEDYKKTLE; this is translated from the coding sequence ATGGATGACGAAAAATTAGAGTATTTTAGAAAAAGACTTATTGATGAAAGAAATAGAATTTTGCATACTCTAAACGAGATGGATGATAATAACGGAACCGGGAGAATTGGGGAGAGGGAGTATTACCAAGAACTATCGATGGCGGACAACCATCCAGCGGATATTGCTTCGGAAGTATACGAATTAGAGAAAAATTACGCATTAAAAGATAATGAACAGCACATTTTGAGGCAGATTGATGATGCTCTTTCGCGAATGGCTAATGGCGAATACGGTATATGCAATCATTGTCATAAAGAAATTGAAATGGAAAGGTTAGAAGCGTTGCCATATGCACCTTTATGTGCAAAATGTGCAAAAGACAATGATTTAAAATTAAGCGATCTCAGGTTTTCACGCCCTAACGAAGAAAGAACTATTAAGTATCCTTTTGGGTGGGGATACATGGATTCCAAAGAAGAAAATCAATTTGATGCCGAGGATTCGTACCAATCAGTAGCAAGGTATAATAAAACTAAAGCAGGACTTGACAATTATGATGACGATTACGATGATTATAATTCAGGATATGTGGAAGAAGTAGATAAAATAAGCAATGAAGATTACAAAAAAACATTAGAGTGA